From a single Kitasatospora azatica KCTC 9699 genomic region:
- a CDS encoding enolase C-terminal domain-like protein: MTTVALTAVQHAELYHCAVSGRTDWLLLRLTDEDGVTGWGECSDAGPLPAVARVLAGGEADPFTHRTVLGAIRQAQADQCARRAGVPLWQWLGGTGPAAEVELYANLNRAPGGRAPSELAGTAAAAVRAGFRTVKLAPFDTPGGDRLAHLGLARVQAVRAAVGPDVRVLVDCRERLPLAELLPLLEPFARLGVGWLEDGVGISRPAELAELRRRTEIPLAGGEFADHPCQLAAVDGLLDIVLPDVKHAGGPRQALALARAAGPARVSLHNPAGPVATLHSAHLAALLPAEPLEFAFGEVPWRAELLTAPERIGDGRLTLPDGPGLGAEPDLRHRAIVPAWRGSCPLPE, encoded by the coding sequence TTGACAACTGTCGCGCTCACTGCCGTCCAGCACGCGGAGCTCTACCACTGCGCGGTCAGCGGCCGCACCGACTGGCTGCTGCTGCGGCTCACCGACGAGGACGGGGTGACCGGCTGGGGCGAGTGCTCGGACGCCGGGCCGCTACCGGCGGTGGCCCGGGTGCTGGCGGGCGGCGAGGCCGACCCGTTCACCCACCGCACGGTGCTCGGCGCGATCCGCCAGGCCCAGGCCGACCAGTGCGCCCGGCGGGCCGGGGTGCCGCTGTGGCAGTGGCTCGGCGGCACCGGGCCCGCGGCCGAGGTCGAGCTCTACGCCAACCTCAACCGGGCCCCCGGCGGCCGGGCCCCGAGCGAGCTGGCCGGCACCGCGGCCGCCGCCGTTCGGGCGGGCTTTCGCACCGTCAAGCTGGCCCCCTTCGACACTCCCGGCGGCGACCGGCTGGCCCACCTGGGTCTGGCCCGGGTGCAGGCCGTGCGCGCCGCCGTCGGCCCGGACGTACGGGTCCTGGTGGACTGCCGCGAGCGGCTGCCGCTCGCCGAACTCCTGCCGCTGCTCGAGCCGTTCGCCCGGCTCGGGGTCGGCTGGCTGGAGGACGGCGTGGGCATCTCCCGCCCCGCCGAGCTGGCCGAGCTGCGTCGGCGGACCGAGATCCCGCTGGCCGGCGGCGAGTTCGCCGACCATCCGTGTCAACTCGCAGCCGTGGACGGCCTGCTGGACATCGTGCTGCCCGACGTCAAGCACGCCGGCGGCCCCCGGCAGGCGCTCGCGCTGGCCCGCGCGGCCGGCCCGGCCCGGGTCTCGCTGCACAACCCCGCCGGACCGGTCGCCACCCTGCACAGCGCCCACCTGGCCGCCCTGCTGCCCGCCGAACCGCTGGAGTTCGCCTTCGGCGAGGTCCCCTGGCGGGCCGAGCTGCTCACCGCGCCCGAGCGGATCGGCGACGGCCGCCTCACCCTGCCCGACGGTCCCGGCCTGGGCGCCGAACCCGACCTGCGGCACCGGGCGATCGTCCCGGCCTGGCGCGGCTCCTGTCCCCTCCCGGAGTAG